A window of the Spirochaetota bacterium genome harbors these coding sequences:
- a CDS encoding cation-translocating P-type ATPase C-terminal domain-containing protein — protein VLCLSQMGHVLAIRSDKESLFTRGLLSNKPLLGAFVLTFLLQMATIYVPSLNPIFKTQPLTLEELLITLGLSSVVFIAVEIEKYFKRRNELRVS, from the coding sequence GTATTGTGCTTGAGCCAGATGGGCCATGTGCTTGCAATACGGTCTGACAAAGAGTCATTGTTTACGCGTGGCTTATTATCAAACAAACCCTTATTGGGGGCATTTGTACTCACATTTTTGCTTCAGATGGCAACTATCTACGTCCCATCCCTCAATCCAATTTTCAAAACACAACCTCTGACACTTGAAGAATTATTAATCACTTTAGGATTATCATCAGTAGTATTTATTGCAGTTGAAATTGAAAAATATTTTAAAAGAAGAAATGAATTACGAGTTTCATAA